The DNA region CAGGCATGACCATCTCCACTCCCTCGTTCAGCGTGACCACGCCGGTCACGTCAGTGGTGCGGAAGTAGAACTGGGGACGGTACCCGGAGAAGAACGGGGTGTGGCGGCCGCCCTCTTCCTTGGTCAGGACGTACACTTCGGCCTTGTACTTCTTGTGCGGGGTGATGGAACCCGGCTTGGCC from Desulfovibrio sp. includes:
- the tuf gene encoding elongation factor Tu (EF-Tu; promotes GTP-dependent binding of aminoacyl-tRNA to the A-site of ribosomes during protein biosynthesis; when the tRNA anticodon matches the mRNA codon, GTP hydrolysis results; the inactive EF-Tu-GDP leaves the ribosome and release of GDP is promoted by elongation factor Ts; many prokaryotes have two copies of the gene encoding EF-Tu) is translated as AKPGSITPHKKYKAEVYVLTKEEGGRHTPFFSGYRPQFYFRTTDVTGVVTLNEGVEMVMPGDNATFNVELIAPIAMEIGLRFAIREGGRTVGAGVVTEITE